One Streptococcus sp. S1 DNA window includes the following coding sequences:
- a CDS encoding MFS transporter encodes MKKFRNSYAAYMLLYSFYFMSTSLFTTLISVYLMGKHYSATQVSTLVSVAFFLSMVAQPFFGYINERFGIVKMTTLSLSVIIGGVFGFLWAPNLFWLTVFYGIVLVCLNGTAPMMEVFATQSPYAFGKIRVWGTIGYSVGVQIAGWVYHQFSPQAVYYTVLITIVLSIFCLSAVRMKTREKKEEKVKEPVSIRPLLHNGPYLFFIILIGLASGVGNIGHTYIPELLMDSGLPVHIASTVVAISVVVEAPLIFFSDRFMDHWPLRVLIALPIGIIFAQYVVYALPSPVFLKVLLTLLAKHTTGMVLIMVSLRFIAQQVNGKDLVLAMAIVQGARYLGTILLQPLAALCIERGGYQVMSFFLAGVVGIVFLLSFALKMPQGKAHGLFGGKVD; translated from the coding sequence ATGAAAAAATTCCGAAATTCTTATGCGGCTTATATGTTGCTCTATAGTTTTTATTTTATGTCCACATCTCTCTTTACGACCCTCATTTCCGTCTATTTGATGGGAAAGCACTATAGTGCAACCCAAGTGTCGACCTTGGTATCGGTTGCTTTTTTCTTATCCATGGTAGCCCAACCCTTCTTTGGTTATATCAATGAGCGATTTGGAATCGTAAAAATGACGACCCTCAGTCTGAGTGTGATCATTGGTGGTGTCTTCGGTTTTCTTTGGGCCCCCAATCTCTTTTGGCTGACCGTTTTTTACGGAATTGTTCTAGTCTGTTTGAATGGGACAGCTCCCATGATGGAAGTTTTTGCAACGCAAAGTCCATACGCTTTTGGGAAGATTCGCGTTTGGGGAACCATTGGCTACTCGGTCGGTGTTCAAATAGCCGGCTGGGTCTATCATCAGTTTAGCCCCCAAGCTGTCTATTATACGGTTTTGATCACCATTGTACTCAGCATTTTCTGTCTAAGTGCCGTTCGGATGAAGACAAGAGAGAAAAAAGAAGAAAAGGTTAAAGAGCCAGTTTCTATTCGTCCCCTTCTTCACAATGGACCTTACCTCTTCTTTATCATTTTGATTGGCTTGGCTTCAGGGGTTGGAAATATTGGTCATACCTATATTCCTGAGCTACTCATGGATAGTGGTCTACCAGTTCATATTGCCTCAACAGTTGTGGCTATCTCCGTCGTAGTGGAAGCTCCCTTGATCTTTTTCTCTGATCGATTCATGGACCACTGGCCTTTACGGGTTTTGATCGCTCTTCCAATCGGGATTATTTTTGCTCAATATGTTGTCTACGCTCTTCCAAGTCCTGTCTTCTTAAAAGTGCTTTTGACTCTTTTAGCCAAGCATACAACAGGGATGGTTTTGATTATGGTCTCCTTACGGTTTATCGCCCAACAGGTAAATGGCAAAGACTTGGTTCTTGCTATGGCCATTGTCCAAGGAGCTCGTTATTTAGGAACCATTCTTTTACAACCCCTCGCAGCCCTCTGTATTGAAAGAGGCGGTTACCAAGTCATGAGTTTCTTTTTAGCAGGGGTTGTAGGGATCGTCTTTTTGCTGAGCTTTGCCTTAAAAATGCCCCAAGGGAAGGCTCACGGCCTTTTTGGTGGCAAAGTAGACTAA
- the prsA gene encoding peptidylprolyl isomerase PrsA, producing MKKKLVAGAVTLLSVVTLAACANGTNKDVVTMKGDAISVSDFYDEIKTNQGAQQVLFQMTINKVFEKEYGSKVSDKEVDKELAKQKKQLGKQFDAYLAQQGLTEETAKKQIRSNMLLEYAVNQAAKKDIKESDYKAAFESYTPEVTAQIIKLNSEDKAKEVLEAAKAEGADFAQIAKDNSTDTATKDKGGEVKFDSGTAGIPSQVKEAAFKLNENGISDVITVSAGQNYSASYYIVKLNKKTDKGSDWKKYEKRLKEIIVDGRKQDTNYIRSIIAKAMTNANIKVKDDAFKSTFNQYLQNIGVQTSDSSSSSKK from the coding sequence ATGAAGAAAAAACTTGTAGCAGGTGCTGTGACCTTGCTATCAGTCGTAACACTAGCAGCATGTGCCAATGGTACAAACAAAGATGTCGTTACCATGAAAGGCGACGCGATTTCAGTTTCTGATTTCTATGATGAAATCAAAACCAACCAAGGAGCTCAACAAGTTCTTTTTCAAATGACCATCAATAAGGTTTTTGAAAAAGAATATGGATCAAAAGTTTCTGATAAAGAAGTTGATAAAGAATTGGCTAAACAAAAGAAACAATTAGGTAAACAATTTGATGCTTACTTGGCGCAACAAGGCTTGACGGAAGAAACAGCGAAGAAGCAAATCCGTAGCAATATGTTGTTGGAATATGCAGTTAACCAAGCTGCTAAGAAAGATATCAAAGAGTCTGACTACAAGGCGGCTTTTGAATCCTACACACCAGAAGTGACAGCACAAATTATCAAGTTGAATTCAGAAGATAAAGCAAAAGAAGTGTTGGAAGCAGCTAAAGCAGAAGGTGCAGATTTTGCCCAAATCGCCAAAGATAATTCAACAGATACTGCTACAAAAGACAAAGGTGGCGAAGTCAAGTTCGATTCAGGAACAGCAGGTATTCCATCTCAAGTCAAAGAAGCTGCCTTTAAGTTGAATGAAAATGGGATTTCAGATGTGATCACAGTTTCAGCAGGTCAAAACTATTCTGCTAGCTACTATATTGTCAAATTGAATAAGAAGACAGATAAAGGCTCTGACTGGAAGAAATACGAAAAACGTTTGAAAGAGATCATTGTCGATGGTCGTAAGCAAGATACCAACTACATCCGTAGCATTATTGCAAAAGCGATGACCAATGCCAATATCAAGGTCAAAGATGATGCCTTCAAATCAACATTTAACCAATATTTGCAAAATATCGGTGTTCAAACAAGTGATAGCAGCTCATCATCTAAAAAATAG
- a CDS encoding DUF1958 domain-containing protein — MIKKYLIHICLLLSLLCQPILASADELVDMAQKMYPNDNVQAINRPHSSLIIDGNTGNVLWKDNIDEPRDPASMSKLMTLYLLFEDMASGKIGKDTVIKATASDQAIGKIYEISNNNIVAGVDYTIPELITMTVVPSSNVSTLMLANLMSNNDPDAFIERMNAKAKELGMTNTVWNNPSGAAISTLQGYYPVNNYPNDAANQTTARDLGILVYHFINKYPDILNYTNQAQVTVKKGTPYEETFDTYNYSLPGAKYALKGVDGLKTGSSPRGAFNYIATIKRGNQRLIAVIMGVGDWADQDGEYYRHPFGNALIEKAYKDFGYKKLLDAGVQKIDGKTYRLEKPFYATVKKGAKEPTLAVKNGYLTVDNDLYTLSEGIRDDMKVEEGAKPELVKETASGKKTTAKHSKWLSLDHFLILIPILILVIILSIEKQSRERRKKEAQKRYNKE, encoded by the coding sequence ATGATAAAAAAATATTTGATCCATATTTGCCTCCTTCTGAGTCTCTTGTGTCAGCCAATTCTAGCGAGTGCGGATGAATTGGTGGATATGGCGCAAAAGATGTATCCAAATGACAATGTCCAAGCCATTAACCGCCCGCATTCTTCGCTCATTATTGACGGAAATACGGGAAATGTTCTTTGGAAAGACAATATCGATGAACCCAGAGATCCTGCAAGCATGAGTAAGCTCATGACGCTCTATCTCTTGTTTGAAGATATGGCAAGTGGCAAGATTGGTAAGGATACAGTGATCAAGGCGACCGCTTCAGACCAAGCAATCGGAAAGATCTATGAGATCTCCAACAATAATATTGTTGCTGGGGTAGACTATACAATTCCGGAGTTGATTACCATGACAGTGGTTCCATCCTCAAATGTGTCGACCCTCATGTTGGCTAATCTCATGTCCAACAATGATCCAGATGCCTTTATCGAGCGCATGAATGCCAAGGCTAAGGAATTAGGGATGACCAATACGGTCTGGAATAACCCGAGTGGGGCAGCCATCTCCACCTTGCAAGGCTACTATCCGGTAAACAATTATCCAAATGACGCTGCTAACCAGACAACTGCGCGTGATTTAGGAATTCTGGTCTATCATTTTATCAATAAATACCCAGATATTTTAAACTATACCAATCAAGCACAAGTTACGGTCAAAAAAGGGACTCCGTATGAGGAAACCTTTGATACCTACAATTATTCATTGCCAGGAGCCAAGTATGCTTTGAAAGGTGTGGATGGTTTAAAAACTGGATCAAGTCCTCGTGGAGCCTTCAACTATATCGCGACCATCAAACGGGGCAATCAGCGCTTAATTGCTGTCATTATGGGCGTAGGAGATTGGGCAGATCAAGATGGGGAATACTACCGTCACCCGTTTGGAAATGCTTTGATCGAAAAAGCCTATAAAGATTTTGGCTATAAAAAATTGTTGGATGCAGGTGTCCAGAAGATCGACGGCAAGACCTATAGACTCGAAAAACCCTTCTATGCAACGGTCAAAAAAGGTGCTAAAGAACCGACCCTTGCGGTAAAAAATGGCTATCTGACAGTAGATAATGATCTCTACACCTTGTCTGAAGGTATCCGAGATGATATGAAGGTAGAAGAAGGGGCCAAGCCAGAGCTTGTCAAAGAAACAGCAAGTGGGAAAAAGACAACGGCTAAGCACAGTAAATGGCTTTCGCTGGATCACTTCCTGATCTTGATTCCAATTCTCATTCTTGTCATCATTCTCTCGATTGAAAAACAAAGTCGTGAGAGACGCAAAAAAGAGGCTCAAAAGCGCTATAATAAAGAGTAA
- a CDS encoding lipoprotein, which translates to MKKMILSTAALLTIVSLAACSNKQDTKKETSNSQSTTKVTSKSANTSKSKDTSTDSEETSSSSLLTDAEISKAKTVGDFKKLFAKLMDQSVSITEEAGTSVTGSAKEQYDAMISTLKQGLENQKDIFNESLESIGSDSTVVPKEDREALIESLKDAREELESTRKEMKDMQKELSKSPVADDSSDDSDSDSDE; encoded by the coding sequence ATGAAAAAAATGATCTTATCGACAGCTGCTCTTTTGACGATTGTTTCCCTAGCTGCTTGTTCAAACAAACAAGACACAAAGAAGGAAACTTCAAATAGTCAATCAACTACTAAAGTGACGAGCAAATCTGCCAACACTTCAAAAAGCAAGGATACCTCAACAGATTCAGAAGAGACTTCATCTTCTAGCCTCTTAACAGACGCTGAAATCAGCAAGGCTAAAACAGTTGGAGACTTTAAAAAGTTGTTTGCAAAATTAATGGATCAATCTGTTTCTATTACTGAAGAAGCAGGTACTTCTGTGACAGGTTCTGCAAAAGAACAATACGATGCAATGATTAGTACCTTAAAGCAAGGATTAGAAAACCAAAAAGATATCTTTAATGAAAGCTTGGAAAGCATCGGTTCAGATAGTACTGTCGTTCCTAAAGAAGACCGTGAAGCTCTGATCGAAAGCTTGAAAGATGCTCGAGAAGAGTTGGAAAGTACTCGCAAAGAGATGAAAGATATGCAGAAAGAATTGAGTAAATCTCCTGTTGCTGATGATTCTAGTGACGATTCAGACTCAGATTCTGACGAATAA
- a CDS encoding competence protein CoiA family protein: MFIAMDKNKERWNCMEEIPPVTEGPFYCLVCHSPVRLKNGSVLRAHFAHIKLQHCPYHHEAESFEHLELKACLYDWASKESNTEVESYLADFQQIADLLVVDKNLALEVQCSSLSLERLKERSDAYRSNGYQVYWLLGKKLWLKERLTKLQAGFLYFSQNRGFHLWELDLTKKELRLQYLIHEDLRGRLHYQTEVFPFGQRSLLEVLRTPYLSQPMQQMAVELDRTFLTYIQQQLFYRHPKWLKLQEELYLQGHHLMELGLDFFYPLCRPILSQNLLQIEEDVEDYYQQFMVYYQSQGIQPVQILYPPRFYAQQKS, translated from the coding sequence ATGTTTATTGCCATGGATAAAAATAAAGAGCGCTGGAATTGTATGGAGGAGATTCCGCCTGTGACAGAAGGTCCCTTCTATTGCTTGGTTTGTCATAGTCCAGTGCGTCTAAAAAATGGCTCGGTTCTACGGGCTCATTTTGCTCATATAAAATTACAGCATTGTCCCTATCATCACGAAGCTGAGAGTTTTGAACATCTGGAATTGAAAGCTTGTCTTTATGATTGGGCCTCTAAGGAATCTAATACAGAGGTAGAAAGTTATTTAGCAGACTTTCAACAAATTGCCGATCTTTTGGTAGTAGACAAGAACTTAGCTTTGGAAGTGCAGTGCAGCTCCCTATCTTTAGAACGCTTGAAGGAGAGGAGCGATGCTTATCGATCCAACGGTTACCAGGTCTATTGGTTACTTGGTAAAAAGTTGTGGCTCAAGGAAAGACTAACAAAGCTACAGGCTGGCTTTCTTTATTTTAGTCAGAATCGAGGGTTCCATCTTTGGGAATTGGATCTGACAAAGAAAGAGCTACGTCTGCAATACCTCATTCATGAGGATTTACGAGGGCGATTGCATTATCAAACAGAAGTTTTCCCTTTTGGTCAAAGGTCTTTACTGGAAGTCTTACGGACCCCTTATCTTTCGCAACCCATGCAGCAAATGGCAGTCGAGCTCGATCGTACATTTTTAACGTATATACAGCAGCAACTCTTTTATCGTCATCCAAAGTGGCTGAAGCTTCAGGAAGAACTCTATTTGCAGGGACACCATCTGATGGAACTGGGGCTGGATTTCTTTTATCCTCTTTGTCGTCCGATCCTTTCACAGAACTTGCTCCAAATTGAAGAGGATGTAGAAGATTACTACCAGCAATTTATGGTCTATTATCAGTCGCAAGGGATCCAACCCGTTCAGATCCTTTATCCCCCACGTTTTTATGCTCAACAGAAAAGCTAA
- a CDS encoding O-methyltransferase: MVESYSKNANHNMRRPVVKDEIVDFMRTRQKPVSGALKELESFARKENIPIIPHETVAYFRLLLQALQPKKILEIGTAIGFSALLMAENVPDAQITTIDRNEEMIGFAKENLAKYDQRKQITLLEGDAVDVLQNLTETYDFVFMDSAKSKYIVFLPRILELLEVGGVVVLDDIFQGGDVAKDIMEVRRGQRTIYRGLQNLFNATLNHPDLTASLVPLGDGILMIRKNAETVTLPDPSSFR; this comes from the coding sequence ATGGTAGAGTCTTATAGTAAAAATGCCAACCACAATATGCGCCGGCCAGTCGTTAAAGACGAGATCGTTGACTTTATGCGTACGCGTCAAAAGCCGGTATCTGGTGCCCTAAAGGAATTAGAATCATTCGCCCGTAAGGAAAATATTCCCATCATTCCGCATGAAACTGTAGCCTACTTTAGACTGCTCCTGCAAGCCTTACAACCAAAGAAAATCCTTGAAATTGGGACAGCAATTGGATTTTCAGCGCTCTTAATGGCTGAAAATGTTCCCGATGCACAAATTACCACTATTGATCGGAATGAAGAGATGATTGGTTTTGCCAAGGAAAATCTGGCTAAATACGATCAGAGAAAGCAAATCACCTTGCTTGAAGGGGATGCGGTAGATGTCTTGCAGAATTTGACAGAGACCTATGACTTTGTCTTCATGGACTCTGCTAAGTCTAAGTATATCGTCTTTTTACCACGAATTCTCGAACTCTTAGAGGTTGGGGGAGTCGTGGTACTGGATGATATTTTCCAAGGGGGAGATGTTGCCAAAGACATCATGGAAGTGCGTCGTGGGCAACGAACCATTTACCGGGGGCTTCAGAACCTCTTTAATGCGACTCTCAATCATCCAGATTTGACCGCTAGTTTGGTGCCACTTGGAGATGGTATTTTGATGATTCGGAAAAATGCAGAGACAGTAACCTTGCCAGATCCTAGCTCTTTTAGGTAA
- a CDS encoding LURP-one-related/scramblase family protein: MRTYQVKQKFRLGGERFDIKDELGNVEYQVEGSFLKVPKTFTIYDQNGEKVSHITKKTISLLPKFVIELMNGDRFYIHKKLTLFRDKYDIEDLGLRVQGNIWDLEFKLFDDRDQIVAEISKELFHLTSTYQVLVYEDEYADLVISLCVAIDYVEMLEAGAN, translated from the coding sequence ATGCGAACCTATCAGGTGAAACAAAAATTTCGATTGGGTGGCGAGCGCTTCGATATCAAAGATGAGTTGGGAAATGTTGAATACCAGGTAGAGGGCTCCTTTCTTAAGGTTCCTAAGACCTTTACCATCTATGATCAAAATGGAGAAAAAGTCAGCCATATCACCAAAAAAACAATCAGCCTTCTTCCAAAATTTGTGATTGAGTTGATGAATGGGGATCGCTTTTATATCCATAAAAAGCTGACGCTCTTCAGAGACAAATACGATATCGAAGATTTGGGGCTTCGGGTGCAGGGAAATATCTGGGACCTGGAATTCAAATTGTTCGATGATCGGGATCAAATCGTCGCTGAGATTAGCAAGGAACTCTTTCATCTCACCTCGACTTACCAAGTATTGGTGTATGAGGATGAATACGCTGATTTAGTCATCTCACTTTGTGTCGCTATCGATTATGTCGAAATGTTAGAAGCTGGCGCAAATTAA
- the pepF gene encoding oligoendopeptidase F has protein sequence MVKQRNEIDEKYQWDLSTIFATDQAWEEEAASLAADIKAANHYAGHLLDSAQTLLDTTNAYLELSRRIEKVYVYAHMKNDQDTRVAKYQEYQSKGMSLYSLLGETFAFYEPEFMAITDEQYKAFVSEVPDLEQYGHYFDRLLEKKEHVLSQKEEELLAGAGEIFAAGGETFEILDNADIVFPTVHDDKGEEVQLTHGNYISLVESKDRAVRKEAYEGLYKVYEQYQHTYAKTLQTNVKVHNFNAKVRKFSSAREAALSENFVPESVYDSLVAAVNKHLPLLQRYVQLRSKILGISDLKMYDMYTPLSDTDYKFTYEESLAKAEEVLAVLGEDYLSRVKRAFSERWIDVHVNQGKRSGAYSGGSYDTNAFMLLNWQDTLDNLFTLVHETGHSMHSSYTRETQPYVYGDYSIFLAEIASTTNENILTERLLEEVEDDATRFAILNHFLDGFRGTVFRQTQFAEFEHAIHKADQEGTVLTSEFLNNLYAELNEKYYGLSKEDNPEIQYEWARIPHFYYNYYVFQYSTGFAAASALAEKIVHGTQEDRDKYIDYLKAGNSDYPLNVIRKAGVDMEKEDYLDAAFAVFERRLNEFEALVEKLGLA, from the coding sequence ATGGTAAAACAACGTAATGAAATTGATGAAAAATACCAATGGGATTTGTCGACAATTTTTGCGACAGATCAAGCTTGGGAAGAAGAAGCAGCCAGCTTAGCTGCAGATATTAAAGCAGCAAACCACTATGCTGGCCATTTGTTGGATTCAGCGCAAACACTTTTGGATACAACCAATGCATATTTGGAATTGAGCCGTCGCATAGAAAAGGTCTACGTCTATGCCCATATGAAAAATGACCAAGATACACGAGTGGCTAAATACCAAGAGTACCAATCAAAAGGGATGTCTCTTTATAGCTTGTTAGGCGAAACCTTTGCCTTCTATGAGCCTGAATTCATGGCCATTACGGATGAGCAGTACAAAGCCTTTGTGAGTGAGGTTCCAGACTTGGAGCAATATGGTCATTATTTTGATCGTTTGCTTGAGAAGAAAGAACATGTCTTGTCTCAAAAAGAAGAGGAATTACTTGCAGGAGCTGGTGAGATCTTTGCGGCTGGTGGAGAAACTTTTGAAATCTTGGACAATGCAGATATTGTTTTCCCAACTGTACATGATGACAAGGGCGAAGAAGTTCAATTAACCCATGGGAACTATATTTCTTTGGTAGAATCTAAAGATCGTGCCGTTCGTAAAGAAGCTTACGAAGGTCTCTACAAGGTCTATGAACAGTACCAACATACCTATGCTAAAACCTTGCAAACCAATGTGAAAGTTCATAACTTTAATGCCAAAGTTCGCAAATTCTCATCTGCTCGTGAAGCGGCCCTTTCTGAAAACTTTGTACCAGAAAGTGTTTATGATAGCTTGGTAGCAGCGGTGAACAAACATTTGCCACTCTTGCAACGCTATGTGCAATTGCGCTCAAAAATTCTTGGAATCTCAGACTTGAAGATGTACGATATGTATACGCCATTATCCGATACAGACTACAAGTTTACTTATGAAGAATCATTGGCCAAAGCAGAAGAAGTCTTGGCTGTTTTGGGTGAGGACTACCTTTCTCGTGTAAAACGTGCCTTTAGCGAACGGTGGATTGATGTGCATGTCAACCAAGGAAAACGCTCAGGTGCTTATTCAGGTGGTTCTTATGATACCAATGCCTTCATGTTGTTGAACTGGCAAGATACATTGGATAATCTCTTCACCTTGGTGCATGAAACTGGTCACAGTATGCATTCTAGCTATACCCGTGAAACCCAGCCTTATGTCTATGGGGACTATTCCATCTTCCTTGCCGAAATCGCCTCTACAACCAATGAAAATATCCTGACCGAACGTCTGTTAGAAGAAGTAGAAGACGATGCAACTCGCTTTGCTATTTTGAATCACTTCTTGGATGGCTTCCGTGGAACCGTCTTCCGTCAAACCCAGTTTGCCGAATTTGAGCATGCCATTCATAAAGCAGACCAAGAAGGTACCGTTTTGACTAGTGAGTTCTTGAACAACCTTTATGCAGAGCTCAATGAAAAATACTATGGTCTTTCAAAAGAAGACAACCCTGAGATCCAATATGAATGGGCTCGGATTCCTCACTTCTACTATAACTACTACGTCTTCCAATATTCAACAGGTTTTGCAGCAGCTTCTGCCTTAGCTGAAAAAATAGTTCACGGAACCCAGGAAGATCGCGACAAATATATCGACTACTTGAAAGCTGGAAACTCTGATTATCCGCTCAACGTTATCCGCAAAGCAGGTGTGGATATGGAAAAAGAAGACTACTTGGACGCAGCCTTTGCGGTCTTCGAACGTCGTTTGAATGAATTTGAAGCCCTAGTAGAAAAATTAGGACTCGCATAA